A window of Ipomoea triloba cultivar NCNSP0323 chromosome 2, ASM357664v1 contains these coding sequences:
- the LOC116009826 gene encoding sucrose synthase-like — MAERVLTRVHSLRERLDATLTAHRNEILLFMSKIESHGKGILKPHQLLAEFEAICKEDQEKLNDHAFQQVLKSTQEAIVLPPWVALAIRLRPGVWEYVRVNVHALAVEELTVPEYLQFKEELVDGPANGNFVLELDFEPFTASFPKPTLTKSIGNGVEFLNRHLSAKMFHDKESLTPLLDFLRVHQYKGKTMMLNDRIQNLNTLQSVLRKAEEYLTTLLPETPYADFEHKFQEIGLERGWGDTAEHVLEMICMMLDLLEAPDSCTLEKFLGRIPMVFNVVILSPHGYFAQENVLGYPDTGGQVVYILDQVPALEREMLKRIKEQGLDVKPRILIITRLLPDAVGTTCGQRLEKVYGAEHSHILRVPFRTDKGMVRKWISRFEVWPYMETFIEDVATEITAELQAKPDLIIGNYSEGNLAASLLAHKLGVTQCTIAHALEKTKYPDSDIYWKKFDEKYHFSSQFTADLIAMNHTDFIITSTFQEIAGSKDTVGQYESHMAFTMPGLYRVVHGIDVFDPKFNIVSPGADMNLYFPYSEKEKRLTSLHPEIEDLLYSDVENEEHLCVLKDRSKPILFTMARLDRVKNLTGLVEFYAKSPKLRELVNLVVVGGDRRKESKDIEEQAEMKKMYELIKTYNLNGQFRWISSQMNRVRNGELYRYICDTKGAFVQPAFYEAFGLTVVEAMTCGLPTFATNHGGPAEIIVHGKSGFHIDPYHGEQAAELLVDFFEKCKKDPSHWETISAGGLKRIQEKYTWQIYSDRLLTLAGVYGFWKYVSKLDRLEIRRYLEMFYALKYRKLAEAVPLAVE; from the exons ATGGCTGAACGTGTTCTGACTCGTGTTCACAGCCTCCGGGAGCGCCTGGATGCCACGCTGACTGCCCACCGCAATGAGATTCTGCTGTTTATGTCGAA AATCGAAAGCCATGGGAAAGGAATCCTCAAGCCACACCAGCTCCTCGCAGAGTTTGAAGCAATCTGCAAAGAGGACCAAGAGAAGCTCAACGATCACGCCTTTCAGCAAGTCTTGAAATCCACACAG GAAGCAATAGTTCTGCCACCATGGGTTGCGCTTGCTATCCGTCTGAGGCCCGGTGTCTGGGAATACGTGAGAGTGAATGTCCATGCTTTAGCTGTCGAGGAGCTCACTGTCCCCGAGTATCTGCAGTTCAAAGAAGAGCTGGTCGATGGACC TGCCAACGGTAACTTCGTTCTTGAATTGGATTTTGAGCCGTTTACTGCATCCTTTCCCAAGCCAACCCTTACCAAGTCCATTGGAAATGGAGTGGAGTTCCTCAACAGGCACCTATCCGCTAAGATGTTCCATGACAAAGAGAGCTTAACCCCGCTCCTTGATTTTCTACGAGTTCACCAATACAAGGGCAAG ACGATGATGCTTAATGATAGAATTCAGAACTTGAACACTCTCCAAAGTGTCCTGAGGAAGGCGGAGGAGTATCTAACGACCCTCCTTCCCGAAACCCCGTATGCTGATTTCGAACACAAGTTCCAAGAGATCGGATTAGAGCGGGGTTGGGGTGACACCGCTGAGCATGTGCTGGAAATGATCTGCATGATGCTTGACCTCCTTGAGGCTCCTGATTCGTGTACTCTCGAGAAATTCCTCGGGAGAATTCCTATGGTTTTCAATGTTGTTATTCTTTCTCCCCATGGTTACTTTGCCCAGGAAAATGTTTTGGGTTATCCCGACACTGGTGGTCAG GTGGTTTATATTTTGGATCAAGTCCCCGCCTTGGAGCGTGAGATGCTTAAGCGTATCAAAGAACAAGGACTTGATGTCAAGCCACGAATCCTAATT ATAACCAGGCTGCTGCCAGATGCGGTTGGAACCACTTGTGGTCAGCGGCTTGAGAAGGTCTATGGAGCAGAGCACTCGCACATTTTGCGTGTTCCCTTCAGGACTGATAAGGGCATGGTCCGGAAATGGATCTCCCGTTTTGAAGTCTGGCCGTACATGGAGACTTTCATCGAGGATGTTGCGACAGAAATTACTGCTGAGCTGCAGGCCAAGCCAGATCTGATAATTGGAAACTACAGCGAGGGTAACCTTGCTGCCTCGTTACTGGCTCACAAGTTGGGCGTAACACAG TGCACCATTGCTCATGCGTTGGAGAAGACAAAGTATCCGGATTCAGACATTTACTGGAAGAAGTTTGACGAGAAATATCACTTCTCGTCCCAGTTCACAGCTGATCTTATTGCTATGAACCATACCGATTTCATCATCACCAGCACCTTCCAAGAAATAGCTGGAAG CAAGGACACTGTTGGACAGTATGAGAGCCATATGGCCTTCACAATGCCCGGGCTGTACAGAGTTGTTCATGGCATTGATGTGTTCGACCCCAAATTCAACATCGTGTCACCAGGGGCCGATATGAACCTATACTTCCCGTACTCGGAGAAAGAAAAGAGACTAACATCACTTCACCCCGAAATCGAGGACTTGCTATACAGTGATGTTGAGAATGAGGAGCATCT ATGTGTGTTAAAAGATAGGAGCAAGCCCATCTTATTCACCATGGCGAGGTTGGACCGTGTGAAGAACTTAACGGGACTTGTTGAATTCTACGCCAAGAGCCCGAAGCTTAGGGAGCTGGTGAATCTTGTCGTGGTCGGGGGTGACAGGAGGAAGGAATCCAAGGATATTGAAGAGCAAGCTGAGATGAAGAAGATGTACGAACTCATAAAGACGTACAATTTGAATGGGCAGTTCAGGTGGATCTCGTCCCAGATGAACCGTGTGAGGAATGGTGAGCTCTACAGGTACATCTGTGACACCAAGGGAGCATTCGTGCAACCCGCTTTCTATGAGGCCTTCGGCTTGACTGTGGTCGAGGCCATGACCTGTGGTCTGCCCACTTTTGCCACTAACCATGGCGGTCCAGCTGAGATCATCGTTCACGGAAAGTCTGGCTTCCACATTGATCCATACCATGGCGAGCAGGCAGCTGAGCTCCTCGTCGACTTCTTCGAGAAGTGCAAGAAGGATCCCTCTCACTGGGAAACCATCTCAGCAGGCGGCCTGAAACGTATCCAGGAGAA GTACACATGGCAAATCTACTCGGACAGGTTGTTGACTCTGGCGGGTGTTTATGGCTTCTGGAAATACGTCTCCAAGCTAGACCGCCTTGAGATCCGTCGCTATCTTGAAATGTTTTATGCACTCAAGTACCGCAAGTTG GCGGAAGCCGTTCCTTTGGCCGTCGAGTAA